The following nucleotide sequence is from Cicer arietinum cultivar CDC Frontier isolate Library 1 chromosome 2, Cicar.CDCFrontier_v2.0, whole genome shotgun sequence.
TTCTTCATCTGATAAAACCATGGTTTGATTATTTTTGTGCAATTCTTGATCAGTGGTTTCACTTTTGTTCATCTTGTCAGGTTCTCCTAATGTGTCTTCAGCATTGGTTACTTCAGTGACCGTTGGCATTGAAAAATCTTCAGAGATATCGCCTTTGTCCAACTGTTCCTTTTCTATATGCCCTATAACCATCTGATTTAACTCACTCTGCAAATAGTTCTCTTCTTTCGAGCTATGATTTTCGCTCGATTTATCGCTTTCCTGTGATGAAATGCAAGATGAGAGTAAGCCTTCATTTTCATTCAAGTCATTGtgtttttcttcaaaatctttAGAAGAACTTGTGTCTACTACTTCTTCATCATTGATAAATGGGTGTCTCGATGATGCTTGGGACTTTCCTTCATTCTCTATGTGAATTTCTGATGATGATTCTAGAATTGGAGGAATCAATGGCACCTGTTCAATCCCAcagaaaatatgtttttgtaaGTGTAATGTATAATctagtaaaatatatttgatttgtaaaaaatataagtaaaatagtACATGTATCTGGTTTGAATTTGGACCAGATATGTCTACATGTTAGTGTACATTTTGTTACAGAGAGAGTGTGGAGTTTAAAGATGCAAATTCActttgttataaaataattcTGTTGATTTCTAATTCATATCCTCTACAGCCATCACCTCTGCTGGTCTATGTGGTTCTGCTGAAGCATCCTGTATACCCTGGGGAGTAAATTTGTCTTCACTTTTCTCATCATTCTTTAACTTTTGGTCCTCTTGATTACAAACTTCTGCATTATTCATGTTGTTGGACATATTTGATTCTTGAATGGAGTTCTCCAAGGGATTAGTTCTTTCCTAGTCAATGTCAAAAGTAACATTATAGTTGAGGCTTGAAGTTTTCCTATTTTTGTTCGTTAGGAAAATATAACGAGTGAATAGGCAAATTGGTACATGAAATTGTAGAATTTTATCAACCTAATCCCTGACATCACAAAATGTTTATAAAGTCTGTCCCTCTGTGTGAATTTATTATCAAATGCATCCCTGATATTATTCACatagtttcaaattcatcatcAATAATACCAACTAAATGTCATTCTAGTCCCTACAAATATTAATGGAGGgacaaatttgattaaaattttgtaatttcaagGATCGTTTTAGAATATCAATAATGTGAAGGACTAAATTGATATAGTCTTGCAATTTCAATGATTAATTTAGGTATAAATCAAATTACAGGCATGTTTAAATGATGTTGTGGtttttttttaggttttttttttttttttgtgtctGTCAAATATTTAAACACTcacaaaatatgaaataaactAATCATGTAAAATCTAATGTGCCAAAAAACCTTTAGACATAGGACTGACTCCCTTGTCCCTCCACTTGTATTGAAgctattataaattaataaaacaacaaaagcATTTTCCAACAAGTTAGATTAGTTGTATATAGATCAAATGACATCATAATGCGCTATAAATCATGTCAAATAATACACGgtctaaatttaaatatttatcatttatgatatgctaatattatatttgtcaAAGTGGAAATGCACTCAGGTCCCTTAATTAAAGTCTAGGGTTCGAGTCTTGTGTATAGAAAAAATGTGATTGAGAAGAGAGATTCCACTAAAGAGGGTCAGGTTCTCTGGCAGAGATtaataatcaacaaaagttggtgGATACTTCGCATCAAtaacatgattataaaaaacaaaaattaatagctttttaaaatagatgaaaaacaaataataaaaatctacTGCAACTGATACCTGAGAATGGTCCAAATCATTGTTATGCGATTCAACATGTGGATCATCCATGAAAGGATGAATATTTTGAGACATGGAATCAAGTGGACCTTCACCGTTTACTATTTCTTGTGCCACATCTTCCATGTCAGATTGTTGAACACCTATGTGTATCTCTTGATCTGTTGTTGTCTTCTGTTGTATCGGCAATACAGAActtggtgatgatgatgatgttgaaCTTGAGTTGGTTGAGATTTCATCAGTTGCTTCTTGTCTCACACCTGATGCACCAGGCTCTTCATTACACCTTAAGTCCTCTGTGTTGTCTTGCTTAGTAGCTTCTGAGTTATTCACATCATTGACAACTTGTTCCTTGTTTATTAGATTATCTATCTGGTTACTTtcctataaaaaaatgaattctaaaaaattaaaaaacaaaaaaaaaatacatttcaacTAATGTTACACATATATTTCTGATTGATGATGTGCCTGGTGTATGACATGTTGTCTGACACCGACACTAACGAATACTAACAcatgaatttatatttaatcGCTTTCATTTCATTCTCACTTATCATTACATTCTCCTTAAAATAAGCAAGTGAAATGGTCaaataataaagtattaaatGCATAACGCAATAATTTGTTCAAGTATGAATTCACAAAATGTCTGATTATCATTCAAGTTCATTTTCCTAACAAGTATAATAGCACTAAAACGACTCACCTTCAGATTTTCTGAAAGTATTTCACTAGGTAAATGATTAACGCGAGTATCCATCAACCGCATCAACCGCTTCCAACGTGCTAATACATCGGAAGAATATTGAGATGAACTAGTTTGTCTCACATTATCCAATATGTTATTATGATCACTACTCATTGCATAAATTGGAGTATCATAAAGTATTTCAGATTTTGAGGCCATAGAACTCACATCAGCTGCATTTTCTTCATCATTGTTATGTAAAGAATTAAGATCTTTATCAACATGATATTCACCATCTGTGAATGTAAAGTTCTCATGGCTCTCATCAATTGTGAGTGTTGGTGAACCAATTTCAGAAAACTCAACTTGTAAGTCAGAAGCTAAGGAACATGATGGTGTATGACATATTAGTCCCTTTGTAAATAACATGTTTCCTTCATTCACATCAACAGGAGTTGAAAGAGATTCATATAATGAATCATTTATAGTAGAAACATTAGCAGTAGATATTGGAAAATCAAGAACTTCCACTTGAGGCTTAGGAGAAGCAGTTATAATGCTTTCAACATTTGTTATTGGCTCACTTGCATTGTTTGAGATGGAATTTGTTGGATCACCATTGTCTACTTCCTCACTTTTCATGCCAACCATATCAATTTTACATTTCCCTTCCTCTTCATGTGTTGTTTCCTCTCCTTCATTTGATGGATTGGAAGCTTGTAATTCACTTTCACTTCCTTCTTTGGAGTTTAACTTTTCAGGCCTATCATGATTTCCCATACCTGCATGAGCAAAATACATTCAATTTATTAGAATAGAAAATCCAATTCTAAACTAAGAGGATAAGCTAGAAGAACACAATGATTGATCACGAAATTTGGCCTATTGTGTCTATGTCTTTGACAACAGAGTaaagttgtaattttttattatgcaATGAATAAGAGTTACATAGTacaattattagtttaattattgTTGTTTAGTTTACAAGATTACCACTGAACTGTTTCGCAAGGGCTTGGCTCCCACACCCCCAACCTTCCTAATTGTAATCCAACTAACGAATGGGTCAAGTCTAAAAGGTAGGCGCTCTGCTACCGCTACACTTGTTATATTTTTAGCTTCGTTACACTCAAGCGTCTTTTCACTTATCAATGATATGAGTCCATCAACAcaatttattaatcaaattttaccACATACACCATATACTATTTTATTGCCTTTATCATTTACTCAAAGGAGAGAAAGACAAAAGAAGGatgagaaaaaaagaaagtggTTATCACCTGAAAGCCTTCTAAGTCTTTGGTTTGCTAGTTTGTTCTCTCTTGCTTCAAGGTCTTGTCTAAGTTCTAATGGCAAGTCATTTGCGAATTCATGATAAAAAATATCCCCCTTGAGGTTTGGTTTCTCTTCAAAAGGTTCATAGGGAATATCAAATGGACTTCTCAAAGCAGTTGGAGCAGAACCAGGCATTTCTATGTCATCAAAATCTCTTGGAGAATCAAAAGGGTTAATTCTTGAAATGAGCAATGGTGCAATTTGGCTTGGAGAAATTGATTCAATATCAATTAAACCATTCTCAATCTCCAATTTCAATTGTTTTCTTGCCCTTCTTCTAGCTATAAGACTCTCCAACCTTTTGTTGCTTTCCATTTCACTAATTCCAAGATCCATTAGCTTTTTTTGATCATCCTCTTTAATTTCCACACCtttattattactatcttcTATTGCCTTTTTCTCATCTTCTATTTTCTCTGTCCTTTTCTCTTGACCATCATTACTTGCACTACAAGTCACCAGGTCAACCATTGAAGGTTCAGAAATCATTAATGGCTTTTCAGGAGCCTCAactctttttctttctaaaaactTATAATCCAAAGGGTCCATTTCTTTCTCCAAAAATTTTAATCCTGAACGAATTTCCGTGTTCTTTTTAGTAAAGTCATTTCGAAACACCGCTGATAAATCCTTAGCTTTTTGTTCTAAATCACCGTAGACATCTAATTTCTTCCTAGTGAAATTTCTTCTTCTACTTGTTGCATTATGTGACGGATACTTATAAAGTTTTCCACGTCTCTCATTCTTGAGAACCATATTAGGTAGATTTTTTGCTTCAACCCTTTTTTCCTCTCCATTTTTCTCCACACATCCAATATTTGTTTGCTCAGAACTCCAAAAAATTCTGACCAAAATTGAAGTAAACACAAGAAATGGAGACAAGAAAAGCAACAAATTGTATATACAAGAAAGAAATATATACATTATGAAGAAGACTAACAAAGCACATGAAACTTTTGGATGCTTTTTCATAAAAGTAAAGCTCTTTCCAATCGAAATATGAATAACTCTAAACAAATGAAGTTGAATGTCCCTTGCATTCAAACCCATCtttgtttcttttataaagGTAGGTACAATTACAAAGAACAAACTTTAATGCTTTTAAGGTTGTGGTTGCATGTATTTGTCACAAACCCAACAATTAAAACGGCAATAATTAAAAGGAGGGTATTTTAATTAGCCATAACCAGATtcaaaaaagtaattattataataatcatGGTAATAATAAAAAGGGATTAACATGTTTGCTACAAACCCCCATTGaagaaacatttaaaaaaaaatgtggttTTGAATAGGAaagtgaaattaaaaaaaatgttaagtgTTCTTCTAGGTGAAGAATAAACTAGATGGAAAAATTGATGTGACTTAATTACATAGTGAAAATTTAATTGATCTTTCTCCTAACAAATGGTTATCCGTTGAACAATTTGAGCTATAGCAATTTAGTTCTTCCTTTTTTTGGGAAACATTTTTGTTTGGCTGACAATATCTTATGACCCTctaatttagaaatttttgtaTGTGTTTCTCATCCAATTTGATAACCGTAAAACAAGggacaaaatatataatagaaaaatttattgCATAATGTGGTTGTCTTCTATATATGCAATATGATTTTTAGTAGGATTATAATATTTGCAATTTTTCAGAACTTGTGAGGAATTGATTTTCAggctttgagaaaaaaaattacgataaaatataagaatcaaatatttttttttgaggCAAGACTCAAACATTTTAGCAAGCACTGCCAAACACATTTGTGGGATGTTTGATAGTCGTAGTTAATAgctaatcaaataattttttttaaaaaataatttagtgtCTAAACTCACACactttaaatatagagaatCACTGTTCAAACTCAAATGTATGTCATACTCTTGCGACTCCTGATTAAACTGTAGTTAGATACTATATgccaaatataattttatagaaaactGAAATTTTAACAACCGATTGGATACAAATATGTAAAGATaggttttataaatattttcaatgagtACCATTAGAATAATGTTATAGAATTTCTCTGTTCTTCTTTTTGGTGAAATCAATCAAAGGATATACACTTATGAGTTTAACACATAATAGATTAACTATCCACATTGCTCATTATTTTGTTCAACATATAGTTAAATTATAGAAATAAATGTTTCATTAAGGAAAATCTGTCGGTAGTTAAATTACAACAACTTACATTTCTTTGGGCATCAACTAACTGACGTGTTAACAAAAAAtctatcaataaaatatttcaaccaACTtagttgaaaattaaaaatgataaatatttattcactAATTTGAGATTGCAAATAACGTCATTTTAATACTtagttgaaaattaaaaataataaatattcattCACCAACTTGAGATAGCAAATAACGTCATTTTAATATGTGTAGTACTTATATTCGaactattaattaaatgtattaaatttagagTAGTGTAGTGTAGCAGTGTTCGTAATCTTTTACAACTttaaagtataataaaaatattttctacgATTTATTTCCTAAACTTTTAAATAACTTACAATAAAGTCCTCATAAactcttaattaattttatttagtctttaaacttttaaataatttgtatttaagTCCCTAAATtcaggaattaaaataaattatttacaagtttAAGAAttcaattaaaagtattttattttaattaaggcTCTAATTATAAATTACTAACAAGttttatgattctaaaatatttttttaattgatggaCCTATTTAGAAATTATTAAATAGTTTAGGATCTACAAAGTAAttaaacaatataaatatatatatatatatatatatatataattaaacaatatatatatatatatgaatttgttAATTTACTCTCATCTATCTTTATATAAGGTGTAAATTAGccacttatatttttttttttatttggaccAAAATATCCATAAcacttcttttaaaaatattattttataaaagggtATATTATAActtggtttttattttattttagaattcttaatttctaataaaataaaatagctaATTTATTCTCTAACCGAAACTATCTCCGCCTTCTTGCATCCACCCTCTCACAATTGTCACTCATccgtttaattattttttctccaattttttctttaattttaaaattcacgCTGCCATAGAAAATTAGTAATTACTACTAATAAGTTAATCCTACAATTTTGGGTTACTTCTTTTTTACAAAATCTGTAATAAATAtgagttaaaaaaaacattttgtaataaataaaataattaaatacactATTAAATACAATTGATTTGTAAACAAACTCAAGTGGATTTTGGGgattaatgataatttttttttccattatatatcattttgtatcaaaaaattatgttttgtttcatgtgaataattaaaataaaatttacaaaattacatttcaatttttcttatttaaaataagtaaaGAGAAGATTTTTGTCCAAATAAATAGATGTAGGTTGTACTTAAAGCACACCTAATAATTAAAAGATGTAGATTAATAACAATCTATACCTCTTTTAGTTattaatacttaaaataaaatttacaaaattactctttcattttacttatttaaataataaataattattttttgtccaaataaaaaaagttgtaaGTTGCTAATTtacattcataaaaataaaataaataagttttgttgaaatttaataatatttttaatacagtACTGTTTTTGAGGTACAAAGTTAGAGAAATCAAAGGTTTATTAGAGACTAACacgtaaaaaatataaaattatgatatgtATATGTATTAATTCCACTTAAGTACCTAATGAGGGAGCTTCATTCTTCATGCAAAAATAGTTCTAAAAAACTCATTCTTCATTCTTCATGAGGGAGTTTCATCTTTTTAACATCTGTTTGATGgttgcaaaaaaaaaagttcaaaaaaaagTGGAGGTTACAAATATAAgtgaattgaaataaaacattctccaaaataaaataactttcaTTTATTCCCATTTTTTCCAATTTCCATCTTAGAATTCTTTTCCCattctttttcttctcattcTATTTCCTTCTCATATTTTCTTCTCAAATTTGCTCAAAAgatcttctcaatttcaattccctATTTCATCTCAGAAATCATTAAAGTTTTTTCCGATTTCAATTCTTGTTGAAGAAGCTTTTCCTGATTTCTTCAACATTTTTTCGATTTCATCTTCAATGGATTCCTTCAATTTCCGATTCAAACTCATCGATTTCTTCATttgttctcatttttttaatgatattcaTAAGTTTCGCAAATTCTCTCATTAGCAAATCCTCTTTTCTCCTTTGCGCAAAAACAATCAATTCATATAACGCTTTCTTCTCTCTCGCAAGAACCTATCTTCTTTGTCGCAAGAACCCATTCTTCTCTCTGGCTCAACCTCATTTCTAAatgaaaaagaggaaaaaatagTGTTGGTGAGTGAacatcaattagggtttttctcGTGACTTGCGAGACTTTTCCCCTATTCTCGCAACTTAACCTCTGCATCGATTAGGATTTCTGCATCTTGCGAGACTTGCAACACTTCTACTTCTTTGTGACTTGGTGATTTTGGTATAAATTTTCATATTCGCCTTGGTATATCTCAAAAGATAATAAAAGTAACTCATTACCCTATTTTGCATGATTGCATCTTAATAACTTTCTATCGTGATTGtattatttaactatatttaaGCTTAGTCGATGCTTTTATGCACTACTTTAGTTATT
It contains:
- the LOC101495508 gene encoding uncharacterized protein isoform X3; the protein is MGLNARDIQLHLFRVIHISIGKSFTFMKKHPKVSCALLVFFIMYIFLSCIYNLLLFLSPFLVFTSILVRIFWSSEQTNIGCVEKNGEEKRVEAKNLPNMVLKNERRGKLYKYPSHNATSRRRNFTRKKLDVYGDLEQKAKDLSAVFRNDFTKKNTEIRSGLKFLEKEMDPLDYKFLERKRVEAPEKPLMISEPSMVDLVTCSASNDGQEKRTEKIEDEKKAIEDSNNKGVEIKEDDQKKLMDLGISEMESNKRLESLIARRRARKQLKLEIENGLIDIESISPSQIAPLLISRINPFDSPRDFDDIEMPGSAPTALRSPFDIPYEPFEEKPNLKGDIFYHEFANDLPLELRQDLEARENKLANQRLRRLSGMGNHDRPEKLNSKEGSESELQASNPSNEGEETTHEEEGKCKIDMVGMKSEEVDNGDPTNSISNNASEPITNVESIITASPKPQVEVLDFPISTANVSTINDSLYESLSTPVDVNEGNMLFTKGLICHTPSCSLASDLQVEFSEIGSPTLTIDESHENFTFTDGEYHVDKDLNSLHNNDEENAADVSSMASKSEILYDTPIYAMSSDHNNILDNVRQTSSSQYSSDVLARWKRLMRLMDTRVNHLPSEILSENLKESNQIDNLINKEQVVNDVNNSEATKQDNTEDLRCNEEPGASGVRQEATDEISTNSSSTSSSSPSSVLPIQQKTTTDQEIHIGVQQSDMEDVAQEIVNGEGPLDSMSQNIHPFMDDPHVESHNNDLDHSQVPLIPPILESSSEIHIENEGKSQASSRHPFINDEEVVDTSSSKDFEEKHNDLNENEGLLSSCISSQESDKSSENHSSKEENYLQSELNQMVIGHIEKEQLDKGDISEDFSMPTVTEVTNAEDTLGEPDKMNKSETTDQELHKNNQTMVLSDEETDKEGTYPLENSIQESSMFKNMNGAEVCNQEDQKLKNDEISEDKITSQSRQDASAEPHKLEEVPTISPMIESSLEIHIENEGKSQDSLRQPFINDEVVDTSSFNDFEGKHNDLNENEGLLSSCISSREIDISNENHSSKEENFLQNESNQVVIDDTEKEQLDKGDISEDSSLPMVTEVTNAEDTLGEYDNINKNEITDQELHKNNQTMVISELDGETDKVSNIAHVNDP
- the LOC101495508 gene encoding uncharacterized protein isoform X1 gives rise to the protein MGLNARDIQLHLFRVIHISIGKSFTFMKKHPKVSCALLVFFIMYIFLSCIYNLLLFLSPFLVFTSILVRIFWSSEQTNIGCVEKNGEEKRVEAKNLPNMVLKNERRGKLYKYPSHNATSRRRNFTRKKLDVYGDLEQKAKDLSAVFRNDFTKKNTEIRSGLKFLEKEMDPLDYKFLERKRVEAPEKPLMISEPSMVDLVTCSASNDGQEKRTEKIEDEKKAIEDSNNKGVEIKEDDQKKLMDLGISEMESNKRLESLIARRRARKQLKLEIENGLIDIESISPSQIAPLLISRINPFDSPRDFDDIEMPGSAPTALRSPFDIPYEPFEEKPNLKGDIFYHEFANDLPLELRQDLEARENKLANQRLRRLSGMGNHDRPEKLNSKEGSESELQASNPSNEGEETTHEEEGKCKIDMVGMKSEEVDNGDPTNSISNNASEPITNVESIITASPKPQVEVLDFPISTANVSTINDSLYESLSTPVDVNEGNMLFTKGLICHTPSCSLASDLQVEFSEIGSPTLTIDESHENFTFTDGEYHVDKDLNSLHNNDEENAADVSSMASKSEILYDTPIYAMSSDHNNILDNVRQTSSSQYSSDVLARWKRLMRLMDTRVNHLPSEILSENLKESNQIDNLINKEQVVNDVNNSEATKQDNTEDLRCNEEPGASGVRQEATDEISTNSSSTSSSSPSSVLPIQQKTTTDQEIHIGVQQSDMEDVAQEIVNGEGPLDSMSQNIHPFMDDPHVESHNNDLDHSQERTNPLENSIQESNMSNNMNNAEVCNQEDQKLKNDEKSEDKFTPQGIQDASAEPHRPAEVPLIPPILESSSEIHIENEGKSQASSRHPFINDEEVVDTSSSKDFEEKHNDLNENEGLLSSCISSQESDKSSENHSSKEENYLQSELNQMVIGHIEKEQLDKGDISEDFSMPTVTEVTNAEDTLGEPDKMNKSETTDQELHKNNQTMVLSDEETDKEGTYPLENSIQESSMFKNMNGAEVCNQEDQKLKNDEISEDKITSQSRQDASAEPHKLEEVPTISPMIESSLEIHIENEGKSQDSLRQPFINDEVVDTSSFNDFEGKHNDLNENEGLLSSCISSREIDISNENHSSKEENFLQNESNQVVIDDTEKEQLDKGDISEDSSLPMVTEVTNAEDTLGEYDNINKNEITDQELHKNNQTMVISELDGETDKVSNIAHVNDP
- the LOC101495508 gene encoding uncharacterized protein isoform X2, whose amino-acid sequence is MGLNARDIQLHLFRVIHISIGKSFTFMKKHPKVSCALLVFFIMYIFLSCIYNLLLFLSPFLVFTSILVRIFWSSEQTNIGCVEKNGEEKRVEAKNLPNMVLKNERRGKLYKYPSHNATSRRRNFTRKKLDVYGDLEQKAKDLSAVFRNDFTKKNTEIRSGLKFLEKEMDPLDYKFLERKRVEAPEKPLMISEPSMVDLVTCSASNDGQEKRTEKIEDEKKAIEDSNNKGVEIKEDDQKKLMDLGISEMESNKRLESLIARRRARKQLKLEIENGLIDIESISPSQIAPLLISRINPFDSPRDFDDIEMPGSAPTALRSPFDIPYEPFEEKPNLKGDIFYHEFANDLPLELRQDLEARENKLANQRLRRLSGMGNHDRPEKLNSKEGSESELQASNPSNEGEETTHEEEGKCKIDMVGMKSEEVDNGDPTNSISNNASEPITNVESIITASPKPQVEVLDFPISTANVSTINDSLYESLSTPVDVNEGNMLFTKGLICHTPSCSLASDLQVEFSEIGSPTLTIDESHENFTFTDGEYHVDKDLNSLHNNDEENAADVSSMASKSEILYDTPIYAMSSDHNNILDNVRQTSSSQYSSDVLARWKRLMRLMDTRVNHLPSEILSENLKESNQIDNLINKEQVVNDVNNSEATKQDNTEDLRCNEEPGASGVRQEATDEISTNSSSTSSSSPSSVLPIQQKTTTDQEIHIGVQQSDMEDVAQEIVNGEGPLDSMSQNIHPFMDDPHVESHNNDLDHSQERTNPLENSIQESNMSNNMNNAEVCNQEDQKLKNDEKSEDKFTPQGIQDASAEPHRPAEVPLIPPILESSSEIHIENEGKSQASSRHPFINDEEESDKSSENHSSKEENYLQSELNQMVIGHIEKEQLDKGDISEDFSMPTVTEVTNAEDTLGEPDKMNKSETTDQELHKNNQTMVLSDEETDKEGTYPLENSIQESSMFKNMNGAEVCNQEDQKLKNDEISEDKITSQSRQDASAEPHKLEEVPTISPMIESSLEIHIENEGKSQDSLRQPFINDEVVDTSSFNDFEGKHNDLNENEGLLSSCISSREIDISNENHSSKEENFLQNESNQVVIDDTEKEQLDKGDISEDSSLPMVTEVTNAEDTLGEYDNINKNEITDQELHKNNQTMVISELDGETDKVSNIAHVNDP